The Ruania alba genome window below encodes:
- a CDS encoding PIG-L family deacetylase — translation MEPAETGVSESAPSEELRVLGAFAHPDDETLVAGGLLAWLARSAEVHLVTATRGERGEVIPGDIAHLEGDGPALAAVREAELAEALAALGVGSHHFLDALPGLTDRRPARYVDSGMQWDGDSRVRAVPDPSSGRDAFSRTDAEVAAGVLAAHLRQVRPHLVLIDEPDGGYGHPDHVRMHEVMMRAVGVAAEQESFKQETEPWRVPVVAWVVRPESAVRAAEQWLARTPHRPFLTTLGRPLALPEPDGMLASIVKPDAAVDLVVDTTAVADQVVAALRAHRSQVQDATLLAEVAGPDGAAPADERGGAVGWFALSNEILQPLHARIGLRVAPGWGSPAALRGALAAAEAHRAGATGAVSAGSIAGDEGADELGDPPGWYLVLMRAFTGLMGVVVTAAATAFHRWEPPFGVMIALLVVLSSGVLARSFADRIGVLVHGLAVAATVLAIAYLRPGGDVVVTDEAIGTVWLLGALVAAVTPTVLPGSWFRDGR, via the coding sequence ATGGAGCCTGCAGAGACCGGTGTGAGCGAGTCTGCGCCGTCAGAGGAGTTGCGTGTGCTCGGCGCGTTCGCGCACCCGGACGACGAGACCCTCGTGGCCGGCGGCCTGCTCGCCTGGCTCGCCCGGAGTGCCGAGGTGCACCTCGTCACCGCGACCCGTGGCGAGCGTGGTGAGGTGATCCCTGGTGACATCGCCCACCTGGAGGGCGATGGTCCCGCGCTGGCGGCCGTGCGGGAGGCCGAGTTGGCTGAGGCGCTCGCAGCGCTGGGGGTGGGCTCGCACCACTTCCTGGACGCCCTGCCCGGACTCACCGACCGCCGTCCGGCGAGGTATGTGGACTCGGGCATGCAGTGGGACGGCGACTCGCGGGTGCGAGCCGTGCCCGACCCGAGCTCCGGCCGCGACGCGTTCTCCCGAACCGACGCCGAGGTGGCCGCCGGCGTACTCGCGGCGCACCTGCGCCAGGTGCGCCCGCACCTGGTGCTCATCGACGAGCCCGACGGCGGGTACGGCCACCCCGACCACGTGCGCATGCACGAGGTGATGATGCGCGCGGTGGGAGTCGCCGCCGAGCAGGAGAGTTTCAAGCAGGAGACCGAGCCCTGGCGGGTCCCGGTGGTCGCGTGGGTGGTGCGCCCCGAATCGGCGGTCCGGGCGGCCGAGCAGTGGTTGGCGCGCACACCGCACCGGCCCTTTCTGACCACGCTGGGCCGGCCGCTGGCCCTGCCAGAGCCGGACGGGATGCTGGCGAGCATCGTCAAACCCGACGCTGCGGTGGACCTGGTGGTGGATACGACCGCTGTCGCCGACCAGGTGGTGGCCGCCTTGCGCGCGCACCGCAGTCAGGTGCAGGACGCCACGTTGCTCGCTGAGGTGGCAGGGCCCGACGGCGCAGCGCCGGCGGACGAGAGGGGCGGCGCCGTGGGGTGGTTCGCCTTGAGCAACGAGATCCTGCAGCCGCTGCACGCGCGGATCGGCCTTCGGGTGGCGCCCGGGTGGGGGAGCCCCGCGGCACTGCGAGGTGCGCTGGCCGCTGCCGAGGCGCACCGAGCCGGTGCGACCGGTGCGGTCAGTGCCGGGTCTATTGCCGGCGACGAGGGAGCCGACGAGCTCGGTGATCCGCCGGGCTGGTACCTGGTGCTGATGCGCGCTTTCACCGGCTTGATGGGGGTGGTGGTCACTGCTGCCGCCACCGCCTTCCACCGGTGGGAGCCCCCGTTCGGGGTGATGATCGCGTTGCTGGTGGTCCTCAGTTCGGGCGTGCTGGCCCGCAGCTTCGCGGACCGGATCGGGGTGCTCGTGCACGGGCTCGCCGTGGCCGCGACGGTGCTCGCGATCGCCTACCTGCGGCCCGGCGGCGACGTGGTCGTCACCGATGAGGCGATCGGGACGGTGTGGTTGCTGGGCGCGCTGGTCGCCGCAGTGACGCCCACTGTGCTGCCGGGGAGTTGGTTCCGTGACGGACGTTGA
- a CDS encoding flavin reductase family protein, protein MTDVDVEGFRTAMAHLAAGVSVVALRDRHDLAITANSVVSVSLEPPTVLFCVHEDSRIREGLETTDRWAVSIMSAAGSAAVEWLASPGRPTRGQLDRVPHWRGEHSGAAILDAASAWVECETEWIRDAGSHAVVVGRVLASGTNPQNSGAIVHRLSRMLPLQ, encoded by the coding sequence GTGACGGACGTTGACGTCGAGGGGTTCCGGACCGCGATGGCGCACCTGGCGGCCGGGGTGAGTGTGGTGGCCCTGCGGGACCGGCACGATCTTGCGATCACCGCCAACTCCGTGGTGTCGGTCTCGCTGGAGCCGCCCACGGTGCTGTTCTGCGTGCACGAGGACTCCCGCATCAGAGAGGGCCTGGAGACCACGGATCGCTGGGCAGTGAGCATCATGAGCGCTGCTGGGAGCGCGGCCGTCGAGTGGCTCGCCAGCCCGGGCCGGCCCACGCGCGGCCAGCTGGACCGGGTACCGCACTGGCGGGGTGAGCACAGTGGAGCCGCCATTCTCGACGCGGCGAGCGCCTGGGTCGAGTGCGAGACCGAGTGGATCCGCGATGCCGGGTCTCATGCGGTGGTGGTCGGCCGGGTGCTCGCGTCGGGGACGAACCCGCAGAACTCCGGGGCGATCGTGCATCGGCTCAGCCGCATGCTGCCGTTGCAGTGA
- a CDS encoding VanW family protein produces MREEETPTPDEVTDAEGVPADSEESSSGAAEATDQSGESVDETEPAEPAHGTESADAAESADELAAAAQPDPFDEPEAIEPTVGPDEGEPAEPETIVLPATPEPPADEDAVTPSKKKRRRGRRAVLIAAGALVLLGGAYVAGAWYLGDRVPGETTVAGVNLSGLPADEAERVLTDGLAEATTEPIDVHFGDLSAEVDPQAAGLALDAEATVASFTGFTLDPQVVFGHVFGLGEQDPVTTVDSEALEATLSSIAEDLDVPPVEGAIAFEDGQAVVTEPVDGTSLDVPGAADVMAEGWLTATGTLELPAMVAPPTVDAEVIEETMSTIVDPMLSGPVTVAVNDESTEITPAELAAAATIEADGANLTLTLDGAQLAGLVTERASSVGESPRDARIELRDGEPRIVPAVTGTGLDPDALAEAVATSAVATDEEGRTAAVELTQTDPEFSTEDAEALGVTEVIGTFRTPYPYDPVRTANLRAGTGHINGTLVMPGEQFSLLDALRPISTANGYTVSGVVVNGFHSEAIGGGLSQVATTSFNAAYESGFTDITHQPHSRWFDRYPMGREATIFDPSIDMVFENNTGYGVLIQSYVTDSHVVVTMWGTDVFDVNISTSDKYNFTSPQTVYNPDPECHAEAGGQQGFTVDVTRTVSRGGEVVEHDAYSHTYSPWNRVICGEEPSDEPSEDASESSGDD; encoded by the coding sequence GTGCGTGAGGAAGAGACTCCGACACCGGATGAGGTGACGGACGCCGAGGGCGTGCCCGCCGATTCCGAGGAGTCGAGTTCCGGCGCCGCTGAGGCGACCGATCAGTCGGGTGAATCGGTGGACGAGACCGAGCCGGCAGAGCCTGCTCATGGCACAGAGTCAGCCGACGCGGCAGAGTCAGCCGACGAACTGGCGGCCGCGGCGCAGCCGGATCCGTTCGATGAGCCCGAGGCGATTGAGCCGACCGTAGGCCCCGATGAGGGCGAGCCCGCCGAACCCGAGACCATCGTGCTCCCTGCCACGCCGGAGCCACCTGCGGATGAGGATGCCGTGACACCCAGCAAGAAGAAGCGTCGGCGCGGACGTCGTGCGGTACTGATCGCCGCCGGTGCGCTGGTGCTGCTCGGTGGTGCGTACGTGGCGGGCGCCTGGTATCTCGGCGACCGCGTGCCGGGGGAGACGACCGTGGCCGGCGTGAACCTCTCCGGTCTGCCCGCCGACGAGGCCGAGCGGGTGCTCACCGACGGGCTCGCCGAGGCCACCACGGAGCCGATCGACGTGCATTTCGGCGACCTCTCCGCCGAGGTGGACCCGCAGGCCGCCGGTCTCGCACTGGACGCGGAGGCCACCGTGGCCTCGTTCACTGGATTCACCCTCGACCCCCAGGTGGTCTTCGGGCACGTCTTCGGTCTCGGTGAGCAGGACCCGGTCACCACCGTGGACTCGGAAGCGCTGGAGGCGACCCTCAGTTCGATCGCCGAGGACCTGGATGTCCCACCCGTGGAGGGTGCGATCGCGTTCGAAGACGGGCAGGCCGTGGTCACCGAACCGGTGGACGGCACCAGCCTGGACGTGCCGGGTGCTGCCGACGTGATGGCCGAGGGGTGGCTGACCGCCACCGGCACGCTCGAGCTGCCCGCCATGGTGGCGCCCCCCACCGTCGATGCGGAGGTGATCGAGGAGACGATGTCGACCATCGTGGACCCGATGCTCTCCGGCCCGGTGACCGTGGCCGTGAACGACGAGTCCACGGAGATCACCCCGGCCGAGCTCGCCGCCGCTGCCACGATCGAGGCCGACGGCGCGAACCTCACCCTCACCCTGGACGGTGCGCAGCTCGCCGGTCTGGTGACCGAACGGGCGTCCTCGGTGGGGGAGAGCCCGCGGGACGCGCGGATCGAGCTCAGGGACGGCGAACCGCGGATCGTCCCGGCTGTCACCGGCACCGGCCTCGACCCGGACGCGCTGGCGGAGGCGGTGGCCACCAGTGCGGTCGCCACGGACGAGGAGGGGCGCACGGCTGCCGTCGAGCTGACGCAGACCGACCCGGAGTTCTCTACCGAGGACGCCGAGGCGCTCGGGGTGACCGAGGTGATCGGTACCTTCCGCACCCCGTACCCGTACGATCCGGTACGCACGGCGAACCTGCGCGCCGGGACCGGGCACATCAACGGGACCCTGGTGATGCCAGGGGAGCAGTTCTCTTTGCTCGACGCGCTGCGCCCGATCAGTACTGCGAACGGCTACACCGTCTCGGGCGTGGTGGTGAACGGATTCCACAGCGAGGCGATCGGCGGCGGGCTCTCCCAGGTGGCGACCACCAGCTTCAACGCCGCGTACGAATCCGGGTTCACCGATATCACCCACCAGCCGCACTCGCGCTGGTTCGACCGGTACCCGATGGGCCGCGAGGCCACCATCTTCGACCCGAGCATCGACATGGTGTTCGAGAACAACACCGGGTACGGCGTCCTCATCCAGTCCTACGTCACCGATTCGCACGTGGTGGTGACCATGTGGGGCACCGACGTCTTCGACGTCAACATCAGCACCAGCGACAAGTACAACTTCACCTCGCCGCAGACGGTGTACAACCCGGACCCGGAGTGTCACGCCGAGGCTGGCGGGCAACAGGGTTTCACCGTGGACGTCACCCGCACGGTGTCCAGGGGCGGTGAGGTGGTCGAACACGACGCCTACAGCCACACCTACTCCCCGTGGAACCGCGTGATCTGCGGTGAGGAACCCAGTGACGAACCGAGCGAGGACGCCAGCGAAAGTTCCGGGGACGACTAG
- the fdxA gene encoding ferredoxin has translation MTYVIAQPCVDVKDKACIDECPVDCIYEGERSLYIHPDECVDCGACEPVCPVEAIYYEDDVPEQWSEYYRANVDFFDDIGSPGGAAKVGLIPKDHPVISALPPQAD, from the coding sequence GTGACGTACGTGATCGCACAGCCGTGCGTGGATGTCAAGGACAAGGCCTGCATCGACGAATGCCCCGTCGACTGTATCTACGAAGGCGAACGCTCGCTGTACATCCACCCCGACGAGTGCGTGGACTGCGGGGCGTGCGAACCGGTCTGCCCGGTGGAGGCGATCTACTACGAGGACGACGTGCCCGAGCAGTGGTCGGAGTACTACCGGGCGAACGTCGACTTCTTCGACGACATCGGTTCTCCGGGCGGGGCCGCGAAGGTCGGCCTGATCCCCAAGGACCACCCGGTCATCTCCGCCCTGCCGCCCCAGGCGGACTAA
- the dapC gene encoding succinyldiaminopimelate transaminase, whose translation MGFVQLADAYPWDKVAPYAERARAHADGIVDLSIGTPVDPTPAVVQEALSGAADAPGYPTAHGTLALREAVAAWFAERRGVAALDPDGVLPTVGSKELVAQLPSLLGLGPDDIVVVPSVAYPTYAVGARLAGAQVLVADDVQLWAGNPAVRLVWVNSPSNPTGAVLGSEQLRQVVTAAREIGALVASDECYAELAWSPALTDPAGDGVPCLLQESVSGGDHTGLLVVYSLSKQSNLAGYRAAFAAGDAALVHRILQLRRHMGMMVPAPVQAATIAALADHAHVRQQRERYGRRRESLLGALGEAGYAVDHSEAGLYLWIRPADGAEPADCWSMLSDFADRGILVGPGEFYGNDSGDHVRVALTASDDRIARAVERLRV comes from the coding sequence GTGGGCTTTGTCCAACTGGCTGACGCCTACCCCTGGGACAAGGTCGCACCGTACGCCGAGCGTGCCCGCGCGCACGCCGACGGCATCGTGGACCTGTCCATCGGCACCCCCGTCGACCCCACCCCGGCCGTCGTGCAGGAGGCGCTGAGCGGTGCCGCCGACGCCCCCGGATACCCGACGGCGCACGGCACCCTGGCCTTGCGCGAGGCGGTGGCCGCCTGGTTCGCCGAGCGCCGCGGGGTGGCAGCGCTCGACCCCGACGGGGTGCTGCCGACCGTGGGGTCGAAGGAGCTGGTGGCCCAGCTGCCGTCGCTGCTGGGGCTGGGCCCGGACGACATCGTGGTGGTGCCGTCGGTGGCCTACCCGACCTACGCCGTCGGGGCCCGCCTGGCCGGGGCACAGGTGCTGGTGGCCGACGACGTGCAACTGTGGGCAGGAAACCCGGCCGTGCGCCTGGTCTGGGTCAATTCCCCGTCCAACCCCACCGGTGCGGTGCTCGGCTCCGAGCAGCTGCGCCAGGTGGTGACGGCGGCCCGTGAGATCGGGGCGCTGGTCGCCTCGGACGAGTGCTATGCCGAGCTCGCCTGGTCACCCGCGTTGACCGACCCGGCCGGTGACGGCGTCCCGTGCCTGCTGCAGGAGAGTGTCAGCGGTGGGGATCACACGGGGCTGCTGGTGGTGTACTCGTTGTCCAAGCAGTCGAACCTGGCCGGCTATCGGGCAGCGTTCGCCGCAGGCGATGCCGCGCTGGTGCATCGGATCCTGCAGTTGCGCCGGCACATGGGGATGATGGTCCCCGCACCGGTGCAGGCGGCGACCATCGCGGCGCTGGCCGACCACGCACACGTGCGGCAGCAGCGCGAACGATACGGCCGCCGTCGGGAATCTCTGCTCGGGGCGCTCGGCGAGGCCGGGTACGCCGTGGACCACTCCGAAGCCGGCCTGTACCTGTGGATCCGGCCGGCGGACGGGGCAGAACCTGCCGACTGCTGGTCGATGCTGAGCGACTTCGCCGACCGGGGGATCTTGGTAGGCCCAGGGGAGTTCTACGGCAACGACAGCGGCGATCATGTGCGGGTGGCACTGACCGCCTCCGACGATCGGATCGCGCGCGCGGTGGAACGGCTCCGGGTGTGA
- a CDS encoding citrate synthase, which produces MSDATLTPATFRVDDHELEFARVPAVEGNDGVHISNLLKETGLVTLDSGFMNTASCESKITYIDGDAGILRYRGYPIEQLAEQSSFLEVAYLLIKGELPTATELSAFTERVERHTHLHDNFKALIGAFPQDAHPMAVLSSAVSALPGYYPESVDPFDENAVELATVLLLAKLPTIAAYAFRRSRGEEMIGPDQSLGYVPDFLRMSFANGGGYETDPELVKALNLLLILHADHEQNCSTSTVRIVGSAHANLYASVSAGIGALSGPLHGGANEAVLAMLNDIQSSDDDVDTFMTRVKNKEQGVRLMGFGHRVYKNYDPRAAIVKGVAHTVLEKLGKSDEQLEIAMRLEEIALSDEYFIQRKLYPNVDFYTGLIYKAMGFPTNMFTPLFAVGRAPGWIAQWREMMNDPTTKIGRPRQVYTGHAEREYVGVDAR; this is translated from the coding sequence ATGTCCGACGCCACCCTCACCCCCGCCACGTTCCGTGTGGACGACCACGAGCTCGAGTTCGCGCGTGTCCCGGCAGTGGAGGGCAATGACGGCGTCCATATCTCCAACCTGCTCAAGGAGACGGGGCTGGTCACGCTCGACTCCGGCTTCATGAACACCGCGAGCTGCGAGTCGAAGATCACCTACATCGACGGCGACGCCGGCATCCTGCGCTACCGCGGGTACCCGATCGAGCAGCTCGCCGAGCAGTCCTCCTTCCTCGAGGTGGCCTACCTGCTCATCAAGGGCGAGCTGCCGACGGCGACCGAGCTCTCCGCGTTCACCGAGCGGGTGGAACGGCACACCCACCTGCACGACAACTTCAAGGCCCTGATAGGCGCCTTCCCGCAGGACGCGCACCCGATGGCGGTGCTCTCCTCCGCGGTCTCCGCACTGCCGGGCTACTACCCGGAGAGTGTGGACCCGTTCGACGAGAACGCCGTGGAGCTCGCCACCGTGCTGCTGCTCGCGAAGCTCCCGACGATCGCCGCCTACGCTTTCCGCCGGTCCCGCGGCGAGGAGATGATCGGCCCGGACCAGTCCTTGGGCTACGTGCCGGACTTCCTGCGGATGAGCTTCGCCAACGGCGGCGGGTATGAGACGGACCCGGAGCTGGTCAAGGCGCTCAACCTGCTGCTCATCCTGCACGCCGATCACGAGCAGAACTGCTCCACCTCCACGGTGCGGATCGTCGGGTCCGCGCACGCGAACCTGTACGCGAGCGTCTCCGCGGGTATCGGCGCACTCTCCGGCCCGCTGCACGGTGGGGCGAACGAGGCGGTGCTCGCGATGCTGAACGACATCCAGTCCAGCGATGACGACGTCGACACGTTCATGACGCGGGTGAAGAACAAGGAGCAGGGCGTGCGCCTGATGGGCTTCGGCCACCGGGTGTACAAGAACTACGACCCCCGTGCGGCCATCGTCAAGGGGGTGGCGCACACAGTGCTGGAGAAGCTCGGCAAGAGCGACGAGCAGCTCGAGATCGCCATGCGCCTGGAGGAGATCGCGCTCTCCGACGAGTACTTCATCCAGCGCAAGCTCTACCCGAACGTGGACTTCTACACCGGCCTGATCTACAAGGCCATGGGCTTCCCGACGAACATGTTCACCCCGCTGTTCGCGGTGGGCCGCGCCCCGGGCTGGATCGCCCAGTGGCGCGAGATGATGAACGACCCGACCACGAAGATCGGCCGTCCGCGTCAGGTCTACACCGGGCACGCGGAGCGGGAGTACGTGGGCGTCGACGCACGCTGA